The Megasphaera stantonii genome includes a window with the following:
- the mnmG gene encoding tRNA uridine-5-carboxymethylaminomethyl(34) synthesis enzyme MnmG: MFVVDTYDVIVVGAGHAGCEAALASARLGARTLVATLNLDNIALMPCNPAVGGPGKSHLVREIDALGGEMGINTDKTCIQMRMLNTGKGPAVYSLRAQSDKKMYQMTMTQVLENQDNLDVKQLMITDIQIENGAVTGVVTEMGEVYKAKCVILATGTYLKGKIITGECVYSGGPMGQRSAEDLSDSLLAAGIKLMRFKTGTPARVDRRTLRTEEMQKQEGDEQGHAFSFLSERKNRNKECCWLTFTNEETHRIIRENLDRAPMCNGVIQGVGPRYCPSIESKIVRFADKKRHQLFVEPEGEMTEEMYVQGMSTSLPVDVQYAFLRTIPGLEDVRIMRPGYAIEYDCLDPTQLTPSLETKAISGLFSAGQSNGTSGYEEAAAQGLMAGINAARKVQGKEPFILTRSEAYIGVLIDDLVTKGTEEPYRMMTSRSEYRLILRQDNADLRLTQKGYDIGLVTQERYDAFIEKKEAVEAGLEALKALPVTPTKENQEKLASIGTAPVRTGLKAYDLLRRNEVTYHTLSQVFPLPQLADDVCEEIEIMVKYEGYINRQLEQVEKMNRLEQKLMPEDIVYADIDTLSGEARQKLDAIRPRSLGQASRISGVSPADITALLIVLEQRQREEKHV; the protein is encoded by the coding sequence ATGTTTGTAGTCGATACATACGACGTCATCGTCGTCGGCGCAGGCCATGCAGGCTGCGAAGCGGCCCTGGCCAGCGCGCGGTTAGGCGCGCGGACCCTCGTCGCGACGCTTAATTTAGATAATATCGCCCTCATGCCCTGCAATCCCGCCGTAGGCGGCCCCGGCAAGAGCCACCTCGTACGGGAAATCGATGCGCTGGGCGGCGAAATGGGCATCAATACGGATAAGACGTGCATCCAAATGCGCATGCTCAACACGGGCAAGGGGCCGGCCGTCTATTCCCTGCGGGCCCAGTCCGATAAGAAGATGTACCAGATGACCATGACCCAGGTGCTGGAAAATCAGGACAATCTGGACGTCAAGCAGCTCATGATCACGGATATTCAGATAGAAAACGGCGCCGTTACGGGCGTCGTCACGGAAATGGGCGAAGTGTACAAGGCGAAATGCGTCATCCTGGCGACGGGGACCTATTTAAAGGGAAAGATCATTACAGGCGAATGCGTCTATTCCGGCGGCCCCATGGGACAGCGGTCTGCAGAAGACCTGTCTGATTCCCTGCTGGCAGCGGGCATCAAGCTTATGCGCTTTAAGACGGGCACGCCGGCCCGCGTCGACCGCCGCACCTTGCGGACGGAAGAAATGCAGAAGCAGGAAGGCGACGAGCAGGGCCACGCCTTTTCCTTTTTGTCGGAACGGAAGAACCGCAACAAGGAATGCTGCTGGCTGACCTTTACGAACGAGGAAACGCACCGCATCATTCGGGAAAACCTCGACAGGGCGCCCATGTGCAACGGCGTCATCCAGGGCGTTGGCCCGCGCTACTGCCCGTCTATCGAATCGAAAATCGTCCGCTTTGCCGATAAGAAGCGCCATCAGCTCTTCGTTGAGCCCGAAGGCGAAATGACTGAAGAAATGTACGTCCAAGGGATGAGCACCAGCCTTCCCGTCGACGTGCAGTACGCCTTCCTGCGGACGATTCCCGGCCTGGAAGACGTGCGGATCATGCGCCCCGGCTACGCTATCGAATACGACTGCCTGGACCCGACGCAGCTGACGCCGTCACTGGAAACGAAGGCCATCAGCGGCCTCTTTTCGGCAGGCCAGTCCAACGGCACCAGCGGCTACGAGGAAGCGGCGGCCCAGGGCCTTATGGCCGGCATCAACGCGGCCCGTAAGGTGCAGGGCAAGGAGCCTTTTATCCTCACCCGCTCGGAAGCCTACATCGGCGTCCTCATCGACGATTTGGTCACCAAGGGAACGGAAGAACCGTACCGCATGATGACCAGCCGCTCGGAATACCGACTCATCCTGCGGCAGGACAACGCCGACCTGCGCCTGACCCAGAAGGGCTACGACATCGGCCTGGTCACGCAGGAACGGTACGACGCCTTTATAGAGAAGAAAGAAGCCGTCGAAGCGGGACTGGAGGCGCTGAAGGCCCTGCCCGTCACGCCGACAAAGGAAAATCAGGAAAAGCTGGCTTCTATCGGCACGGCTCCCGTCCGCACCGGCCTCAAGGCTTACGATTTGCTGCGGCGCAACGAAGTGACCTATCATACGCTGAGCCAGGTATTTCCCCTGCCGCAGCTGGCCGACGACGTGTGCGAGGAAATCGAAATCATGGTCAAGTACGAAGGCTATATCAACCGCCAGCTGGAACAGGTGGAAAAGATGAACCGCCTGGAACAGAAGCTGATGCCGGAAGATATCGTATACGCCGACATCGATACCCTGTCGGGCGAAGCGCGGCAGAAGCTGGACGCTATACGGCCCCGTTCCTTAGGGCAGGCCAGCCGCATTTCCGGCGTATCGCCGGCGGATATTACGGCCCTGCTCATCGTGTTAGAACAGCGCCAGCGGGAGGAAAAACATGTTTAG
- the rsmG gene encoding 16S rRNA (guanine(527)-N(7))-methyltransferase RsmG: protein MFRDELIAAAKDFGLVLTTEQIDRFCLFAERLVETNKVMNLTALTEPADVAVKHMIDSLSCYDAAWFPEGASVLDLGTGAGFPGLPLLIYRPDLKVTFFDSLQKRLTFLQGVTAELGLTASFLHGRAEEMAHKEEYRERFDIVTSRAVARLQILAEWALPYTARQGVFISLKGAQYEEELAEAQKALSILGGAVAEVRPVHLPGLDDKRAVLYIKKTKKCPAKYPRKPKMAAKNPL from the coding sequence ATGTTTAGAGATGAACTCATCGCGGCGGCGAAGGACTTCGGCCTGGTTTTGACGACGGAGCAAATCGACCGATTCTGTTTGTTTGCAGAGCGCCTGGTCGAGACGAATAAGGTCATGAACCTGACGGCCCTTACGGAGCCAGCCGACGTAGCCGTAAAACACATGATAGACAGCCTGTCGTGCTACGACGCGGCGTGGTTTCCCGAAGGGGCCTCCGTCCTGGATCTCGGCACGGGAGCCGGATTTCCCGGCCTGCCCCTGCTCATCTACCGGCCCGATTTGAAGGTGACCTTTTTCGATTCCCTGCAGAAGCGGCTGACGTTTTTACAGGGCGTGACGGCGGAGCTGGGCCTGACGGCTTCCTTCCTGCACGGCCGGGCCGAGGAAATGGCCCACAAAGAGGAATACAGGGAACGCTTCGATATCGTGACCAGCCGGGCTGTAGCCCGCCTGCAGATATTGGCCGAATGGGCCCTTCCCTATACAGCTCGCCAGGGCGTATTTATCTCCTTAAAAGGCGCCCAGTACGAGGAAGAGCTGGCCGAAGCCCAAAAGGCCCTGTCCATCCTCGGCGGCGCGGTGGCGGAAGTCCGCCCCGTCCATTTGCCGGGGCTGGATGACAAGCGGGCCGTCCTGTATATCAAAAAGACGAAGAAATGTCCGGCCAAATACCCGCGCAAGCCGAAAATGGCCGCTAAAAATCCGTTGTAA
- a CDS encoding D-alanyl-D-alanine carboxypeptidase family protein — MSLKKTILAALTACVALSSIAFAENPESPAVAAQAAYVMDADTGDELYAKQPDLRGYPGSTTKMMTCIVALENGQGIMDKTIRITDKALSVESDASVLGLQQGDQITLRNALTGMMLVSGCDAAVAIAETVEPTEDAFVAKMNAKAAALGATHTHFVNPHGLPDANHYSTARDLAKIGAYGMKLPAFRDIVKRSTFDMPYVDGSYKHCVSTNEFLTSGFPGANGIKTGTTNAGGPCLVVSATQNGRTVIAAIMNSEDRYGDAQALMKYGFSVLKPLENVYIIRKAPAGQTLTELGRQQMEQAKAAADAKAKGQAAQETAYGTDADTADMAAAAVKKSA; from the coding sequence ATGTCTTTAAAGAAAACAATCTTAGCTGCGCTGACTGCCTGCGTAGCCCTATCTTCCATAGCCTTCGCCGAAAATCCGGAATCGCCGGCAGTAGCGGCTCAGGCCGCCTACGTCATGGACGCCGATACGGGCGACGAGCTGTACGCCAAACAGCCTGACCTGAGAGGATATCCCGGCAGTACGACGAAGATGATGACCTGTATCGTCGCCTTGGAAAACGGACAAGGCATCATGGATAAGACGATTCGCATTACCGATAAGGCCCTGAGCGTCGAAAGCGATGCCTCTGTCCTCGGCCTGCAGCAGGGCGACCAGATTACCCTGCGCAACGCCCTGACGGGCATGATGCTCGTGTCGGGCTGCGATGCCGCCGTGGCCATTGCGGAAACGGTTGAGCCGACGGAAGATGCCTTCGTCGCAAAAATGAACGCGAAGGCGGCGGCTCTCGGTGCGACCCATACGCATTTCGTCAATCCCCACGGCCTTCCTGACGCCAATCACTATTCGACGGCCCGGGATCTGGCCAAAATTGGGGCTTACGGCATGAAGCTGCCGGCCTTCCGGGATATCGTCAAGCGCAGTACCTTTGACATGCCCTACGTCGACGGCAGCTATAAGCATTGCGTTTCGACGAACGAATTCCTGACTAGCGGGTTCCCCGGAGCAAACGGCATTAAAACCGGCACGACGAATGCCGGCGGGCCGTGCCTCGTCGTTTCGGCGACTCAGAACGGGCGGACGGTCATCGCGGCTATCATGAATTCGGAAGACCGCTACGGCGATGCCCAGGCCCTGATGAAATACGGCTTTTCCGTATTGAAGCCCCTGGAAAACGTCTACATCATCCGCAAGGCCCCGGCAGGTCAGACGCTGACCGAATTGGGCCGGCAGCAGATGGAGCAGGCCAAGGCTGCGGCAGACGCCAAGGCTAAGGGTCAAGCCGCGCAGGAAACAGCTTACGGAACGGACGCCGATACGGCCGACATGGCTGCGGCAGCTGTGAAAAAATCTGCATAA
- a CDS encoding OFA family MFS transporter, translating into MKRNRWLIALSAMGIHICIGSVYAWSVLTKPIMESMGFTLQQTTWTFSLAILFLGLSAGCLGSFVQKAGPRKSGLVSTLFFVSAMFGTAAAMEFRSLPMLYLFYGVIGGIGLGTGYITPVSTLVKWFPDNRGFATGLAIMGFGFASMIAGPAMQLLVANFGLATNFLILGAVYLVVMTASSLYLAPPKDDEIPRPDAELAKPSGPVYADAMPQFSLKEAMKTWQLYTIWWLFFVNITCGIALLAVASPMAQEVVGMSPMAAASMVGLIGFLNGAGRIAWATVSDYIGRANTYVLFFFIEALAFFKLSTETNAFSFQIVVLLIITCYGGGFSCMPAYLSDLFGTKALSAIHGRILTAWGAAGVAGPLLLSWIKETTNSYSLTLQVFSALFVTSLLVMAVLKYKTRHGIAGQDAYWSARKASVK; encoded by the coding sequence ATGAAAAGAAATCGCTGGCTCATTGCCCTGTCCGCCATGGGAATTCATATCTGCATCGGCAGCGTCTACGCTTGGAGCGTATTGACCAAGCCCATTATGGAATCGATGGGCTTTACGCTGCAGCAGACGACGTGGACCTTTTCTCTGGCTATCTTATTTTTAGGTTTATCTGCCGGATGCCTGGGCAGCTTCGTCCAAAAGGCCGGCCCCCGCAAGTCGGGCCTCGTGTCGACTTTATTTTTCGTTTCGGCTATGTTCGGCACGGCGGCGGCCATGGAGTTCCGCAGCCTGCCGATGCTGTATCTGTTTTACGGCGTCATCGGCGGCATCGGCCTGGGGACGGGATATATTACGCCTGTCTCGACTTTGGTCAAATGGTTTCCTGACAACCGCGGCTTTGCCACGGGCCTGGCCATCATGGGCTTCGGCTTTGCCAGCATGATCGCCGGTCCGGCGATGCAGCTTCTCGTCGCTAATTTTGGCTTGGCGACAAACTTCCTCATCCTGGGCGCAGTGTATCTCGTCGTCATGACAGCTTCGTCCCTGTACTTAGCGCCACCGAAGGACGACGAAATACCCCGTCCCGATGCAGAGCTGGCGAAGCCATCCGGCCCGGTTTATGCCGATGCCATGCCGCAGTTTTCCTTGAAAGAGGCCATGAAGACCTGGCAGCTCTATACGATTTGGTGGCTCTTTTTCGTCAATATCACCTGCGGCATCGCCCTCTTAGCCGTCGCCTCGCCGATGGCCCAGGAAGTCGTCGGCATGTCGCCCATGGCTGCCGCGTCCATGGTCGGCCTCATCGGCTTTTTGAACGGCGCCGGCCGCATTGCCTGGGCGACTGTATCGGATTATATCGGCCGGGCTAATACGTACGTCCTCTTTTTCTTCATCGAGGCCCTGGCCTTCTTCAAGCTGTCGACGGAAACGAACGCTTTCAGCTTTCAAATCGTCGTGCTGCTCATCATTACCTGCTACGGCGGCGGTTTTTCCTGTATGCCGGCCTACCTCAGCGACCTGTTCGGCACCAAGGCCCTGAGCGCTATCCACGGCCGCATCCTCACAGCCTGGGGGGCCGCCGGCGTGGCCGGCCCCCTGCTCCTGTCGTGGATCAAGGAGACGACGAACAGCTACTCCCTCACCCTGCAGGTCTTCTCGGCCCTCTTCGTCACGTCCCTGCTGGTTATGGCCGTCCTGAAATACAAGACGCGCCACGGCATCGCCGGTCAGGACGCCTATTGGTCGGCAAGGAAAGCGTCTGTCAAATAG
- a CDS encoding AbgT family transporter, which translates to MKHTAAAVAVSDDTRGSFLKWLERVGNKLPNPAILFLIFFMVLALCSYVLQLAGVTAVNLKTNEIIHIRSLISAEGLDWLLTNLIKNYINFPPLGMIIVLTFGLGVASETGLLQTLIHHSMHNIPRKYVTLAVVFISLMSHIASDAAIVIMPPLAAMLFYSMGRHPLVGFACSLAAIYSGFTANILIVTTDVLLSGITTQAIRTIDATMTVTPIDNWYFMSFAVFYLTAVTTFITEKFVEPRMGVYDPAHAQENLTIPDVSPEEKKALRHTLIAAVLYLAVVFLMAFPDNGLLRNSQTHSLLGSPLLRGVIPLLCGFLLTVGLTYGVSIRKIKNADDMIHCMTNAVKGLSGFLVMAFFIAQFIAAFAWTNMSTMIAMKGALFLKDVGMTGLPALICFMLFGQLLGLFTSSGSAVWALLSTVFVPMFMLLGYHPAFIQAAFRAGDGALNTVALVNPFLPLFLEIIRRYKKDSGIGTYLSLMMPYAMAFLVMWYALFIFWYLTGWPVGPGIPQRL; encoded by the coding sequence ATGAAACACACCGCTGCCGCCGTCGCCGTAAGCGACGACACGCGCGGCTCTTTTCTCAAATGGTTGGAACGGGTAGGCAACAAGCTTCCCAATCCAGCTATTCTTTTTTTGATTTTCTTCATGGTGCTGGCCCTTTGCTCTTACGTCCTGCAGCTGGCCGGCGTAACGGCCGTCAATCTCAAGACCAATGAAATCATCCATATCCGCAGCCTCATCAGCGCTGAAGGCTTGGACTGGCTCCTGACGAACCTCATCAAAAACTACATTAATTTCCCGCCCCTGGGCATGATCATCGTCCTGACCTTCGGCCTGGGCGTGGCGTCGGAAACGGGGCTGCTCCAGACGCTCATCCATCACTCCATGCACAATATCCCGCGGAAGTACGTGACCCTGGCCGTCGTCTTCATCAGCCTCATGAGCCATATCGCCTCTGACGCGGCCATCGTCATTATGCCGCCCTTAGCGGCCATGCTGTTTTATTCCATGGGACGCCATCCCTTAGTCGGCTTCGCCTGTTCCCTGGCCGCCATCTATTCGGGATTTACGGCCAACATCCTCATCGTCACGACGGACGTCCTCTTGTCGGGTATTACGACCCAGGCCATCCGTACTATCGACGCGACGATGACCGTCACGCCGATCGATAACTGGTATTTCATGTCCTTCGCCGTATTCTACCTGACGGCCGTGACGACCTTCATTACGGAAAAATTCGTCGAACCGCGCATGGGCGTATATGACCCGGCCCACGCCCAGGAAAATCTGACTATTCCCGACGTATCGCCGGAGGAAAAAAAGGCCCTGCGCCACACCCTCATCGCCGCCGTCCTGTATTTGGCCGTCGTCTTCCTCATGGCCTTTCCCGACAACGGCCTGCTCCGCAATTCCCAGACCCATTCGCTCCTGGGGTCGCCTCTGCTGCGCGGCGTCATCCCGCTGCTGTGCGGCTTTCTCCTGACCGTCGGCCTGACCTATGGCGTGTCGATCCGTAAAATCAAAAACGCCGACGACATGATACATTGTATGACCAACGCCGTCAAAGGCCTGTCGGGCTTTTTGGTCATGGCCTTTTTCATCGCCCAGTTTATCGCAGCCTTCGCCTGGACCAACATGTCGACGATGATCGCCATGAAGGGGGCCCTGTTCCTGAAAGACGTAGGCATGACCGGCCTGCCGGCCCTCATCTGCTTCATGCTCTTCGGCCAGCTCCTGGGCCTCTTTACATCCAGCGGCTCCGCCGTATGGGCCCTGCTGTCGACAGTCTTCGTCCCCATGTTCATGCTTCTGGGATATCATCCGGCCTTCATACAGGCCGCCTTCCGGGCCGGCGACGGCGCTCTGAATACCGTCGCCTTAGTCAACCCGTTCCTGCCCCTGTTCTTGGAAATCATCCGCCGTTACAAAAAAGACAGCGGCATCGGCACCTATTTATCCCTCATGATGCCCTACGCCATGGCTTTCCTGGTCATGTGGTACGCCTTGTTCATCTTCTGGTATCTCACAGGCTGGCCCGTCGGCCCGGGTATTCCCCAGCGGTTATAA
- a CDS encoding YbjN domain-containing protein — translation MNKKAESFQAYLKEKNLSAFTVDEIKDDPFHTVVFRSQLNIDGNNLPTIVIADDSIYSMIRILVAPKVPEGSEGLAKLLNTYNQTFKAFKYYVDNKGSLILDISIVSADESLNGDLVYALFQTVIEHLNESYKNIMKEIWK, via the coding sequence ATGAATAAAAAAGCCGAAAGCTTCCAGGCATATTTAAAAGAAAAAAATCTGTCCGCCTTTACAGTCGACGAAATCAAGGACGACCCCTTCCATACCGTCGTCTTCCGCTCGCAGCTCAATATCGACGGCAATAACCTGCCAACCATCGTCATCGCCGACGACAGCATTTACAGCATGATCCGCATCTTAGTCGCCCCGAAGGTCCCCGAAGGAAGCGAAGGCCTCGCTAAATTGCTCAACACGTACAACCAGACCTTCAAGGCCTTTAAGTATTACGTTGACAACAAGGGCTCCCTGATCCTGGATATTTCCATCGTCAGCGCCGACGAATCGCTGAACGGCGACCTCGTATACGCCTTGTTCCAGACCGTCATCGAGCACCTGAACGAATCGTATAAGAACATTATGAAAGAAATCTGGAAATAA
- a CDS encoding DeoR/GlpR family DNA-binding transcription regulator: protein MLTEERQAEIMRIVNVHGAVSVQELVNYLDISESTVRRDLAALDEEGLLRRVHGGATSLKEGAYDAAMEDLQDKYSLHIGEKRRIAQFAASLVRPDDFVYLDGGSTVEQMADFLVGSEASFVTSGLPTAQKLARSGVKVYVLPGLVKGKTESVIGSEMRDMLSRYHFTKGFFGTNGLTPQEGCTTPDVEEAACKGAAVRQCRQAYVLADVSKFGQSAHITFADLAQVTVVTAKGEEDMDYSSYESLTEVHIL from the coding sequence ATGCTGACCGAAGAAAGACAAGCTGAAATCATGCGCATCGTCAACGTGCACGGCGCCGTGTCGGTTCAGGAGCTGGTCAATTACCTGGATATTTCCGAATCGACAGTCCGGCGGGATTTGGCCGCCTTAGATGAAGAAGGGCTGCTGCGGCGCGTTCACGGCGGGGCGACGTCCTTGAAGGAAGGAGCCTACGACGCGGCCATGGAAGATTTGCAGGACAAGTACTCCCTGCACATCGGGGAAAAGCGGCGCATCGCCCAGTTTGCCGCCTCTCTGGTCCGTCCGGACGACTTCGTGTATCTCGACGGCGGCTCGACGGTCGAGCAGATGGCCGATTTTCTCGTCGGCTCCGAGGCGTCCTTTGTGACCAGCGGCCTGCCGACGGCCCAGAAGCTGGCCCGCAGCGGCGTAAAGGTGTACGTCCTGCCCGGCCTGGTCAAGGGAAAGACCGAATCGGTCATCGGCAGCGAAATGCGGGACATGCTGAGCCGCTACCACTTTACGAAGGGCTTTTTCGGCACGAACGGCCTGACGCCTCAGGAGGGCTGCACGACGCCCGACGTGGAGGAAGCAGCCTGCAAGGGCGCAGCCGTGCGGCAGTGCCGGCAAGCCTACGTATTGGCCGACGTCAGCAAGTTCGGCCAGTCGGCGCACATTACCTTTGCAGACCTGGCCCAGGTCACGGTCGTCACGGCCAAGGGCGAAGAAGACATGGACTATAGTTCTTACGAATCTTTGACGGAGGTGCATATCCTTTGA